TGTTGTTGGACTAATGAGCTATAAATATGGTTTCCTAACAGCGGCAATTGGAATGATTGTTGGTCAAATTTTATTTAATACATTAGCAAAACGCTACTTAGGCGATCTTGGTCTTAAACCAACAAGAACAATTCAGCAAGAAAAAACACATACAACAAAAGCACCATTAACAAAACAAGAAAAAATGAGAACACTTGCGATTGTTATTTTAGCTTTCGTAACGATTGCTTTTTGGACAGCATTTGAACAAGCAGGAAGCTCGCTAACTCTATATACGCAAGAACACATTGATCGTCATATTGGAAGCTTCACAGTTCCAACAGAATGGTTCCAATCATTAAATGCAATGTTTATCGTTCTATTAGCGCCAATTATGTCTATTGTTTGGTACAAGCTTGGGAAATCAAAACGCGGTGACTTTAAAACACCAACAAAAATGGGAATGGGATTAATCACCGTTGGTTTAGGGTTCTTAGTATTAGTATCTGCTGTATTACAAACAGGAAACAGCTCAGAATTAAAAGTAAACTTATTGTTTATGGTTTTCACTTATTTCCTACACACGCTAGCTGAACTAATGATTTCACCAGTTGGACTATCAATGGTAAGTAGACTTGCTCCATTGAAACTGGCTTCTCTTCTAATGGGAGTATGGATGGCAAGTTCTGCGGTAGCAAACAAGCTAGCAGGGGTGTTAGCAACATATACGCAATCATTTGGATATTTGGAAATCTTCGGTGTAATTAGTGCCGTAACTATTGTTCTTGGAATTATCGTCTTATTCCTTTCAAAACCAATTGCAAAATTAATGAATTAATCGAAAGCTGCCTTTTTAGAAGGCAGCTTTTTTAGTATATTCACTTTTCGAGGAAAACGTTTTCTTTATATTTATTATAAAATCTTTTTAAAAGTGTTAAGAAAGAGGGTAATAACAATTAATAAGACTCTATACAGTCATTATGTCTTGTTTTTAGGGGTGAATAAAGTTGTTGACTTCAAATTAAAAGCGAGTATATAATCAGAAACATAAGGAAAACGTTTTCTTTAATTTTATTATTAAAAGACTGAATATTCGATATTGTAGTAGTTATCTTTTTTTACTCGCTCGCGATGAAACAGTAAGCGCTTACTTTGGAAGGTGAGAAATACCATACTAAAGAGAGAGGTTGGAATCTACCATGAAAAAAGTGAAAGTGGGAATCGTTGGACTTGGTCGTTTAGGAAGACAGCATGCGGAGAACTTAGCATTTCGTATCCCCAACTGCGAACTTATTGCTGTATGCAGCATTATTGAAGAAGAAGCGAAAAAAGCACAGGAAGAGTGGGGCGTAAAATACGCCTATACAAACTACGAGGAAATGATTAAAAATGAAGAATTAGATGCTGTTTTAATTGCGTCTCCATCTGGTTTTCATTGTGAACAAATTGAAAAAGCGCTGGAGGCAAATCTTCACGTTTTCAGTGAAAAACCGCTTGGCCTTTATTTAGAAGAAGCAGTGCGCGTTGAAGAAGCAGTTAAGAAGCATGAGAACAAAGTATTTATGCTTGGTTTTATGAGAAGATATGATAAATCATACGCATATGCCAAGAAAAAGGTGGAAAAAGGAGCGATTGGAGAACCTGTATTAATTCGCTGCTATGGACTTGACCCAAGCAAAGCAATAGGTGGTTTTATGAATTTTGCGAAAAACAACTATAGCGGTGGTTTATTTTTAGACATGGCTATTCATGATTTAGATCTAGCACGTTGGTATCTTAATTCAGAAGCAAAACAAGTATGGGCAATTGGTGGTGCTTATGGATATCCCGAGATCGGACAATTACATGATGCTGAAACAGGGGCTGCCCTAGTAAAATTTGAAAACGGGACAATGGGAGTTTTTGTAGCGGGTCGAAATTGTTCACACGGCTATCATATTGAAACCGAAATTATCGGAACAGAAGGAACCTTAAGAATTGGAACGGTACCAGAGCGAAATATGGTTACAGTGTTCAATGAAACAGGAGCTGTAAAAGAGTGTTCAGAAGGATTTTTAGAAAGATTTGAACAAGCATACTTAAGTGAAGTAGAAGAATTTATTAATTGCATAAGAGAAGAAAGAAAGCCAGACGTAACAGTAGAAGATGGCGTGTTATCCACTGCTTTAGGATATGCGTGCAAAGAATCATTTGAAACAGGTGAGCTTGTTACCGTTCAATCTCCGCATAACGTAGCTCGTTCTACAACATAACGGTTGTTCTAGCGTAGAAAGACATCGTTTGCTTGCTATGAAAGAGAGAAAAAGAGTTATATTTGAAAGCGTTATCAGTTGGGAGTTTCATAGTTTATGAGAACGGGAGGAACACGATGTGGGAGAGAATACAGGGAAACAAAGGGAGCCAGCGAAGAAAATAAAAATAATTGCATTTATTTCAACGTTTGGCGGTTTGCTTTTTGGTTATGATACAGGGGTAATTAATGGAGCATTGCCTTATATGTCAAGAGCTGATCAGCTCAATCTTACTCCATTTACAGAAGGACTAGTTGCAAGCTCCCTTTTGTTAGGGGCTGCGTTTGGGGCCTTGTTTGGAGGACAACTTTCAGATCGTCATGGCCGCCGTAGAAATATTATGTTTCTAGCTCTATTATTCTTTGGCACAACGCTTGGATGTACACTAGCGTCAGACACAACGCTAATGGTCATTTTTAGGTTTTTACTCGGCCTAGCTGTTGGAGGTGCTTCTGTTACAGTACCGACATTTTTAGCTGAAATGGCACCAGCTGAAAAAAGAGGACAGATTGTGACGCAAAACGAATTCATGATTGTGACAGGTCAGTTTTTAGCTTTTACATTCAACGCTATTTTAGGCAATACATTAGGAGAAGTTGGACATGTTTGGCGCTATATGTTAGTTATTGCTTCTCTTCCTGCTGTAATTCTATGGTTTGGAATGCTTATTGTGCCAGAAAGTCCGCGCTGGCTTGCTTCAAAGGGGAGAATAGGCGAGGCATTAAAAGTACTAAAACAAATTCGAAAAGAAAAGCAAGCAAATGAAGAGTTAACGGAAATTAAAACGTCAATAGCTAAAGAATCTAAAATGAAAAAAGCTACGATAAAAGATCTATCAACACTATGGATACGACGCATATTGTTTTTAGGAATTGGGATTGCAGTTGTGAACCAAATTAATGGTGTAAATGCTATTATGTATTACGGAACTGAAATTTTAAAAGACGCTGGGTTAGGAATTAAAGCTGCATTAATCGGAAATGTAGCAAACGGAATCATTTCGATGGGCGCCATGCTCGTTGGGATTTGGCTGCTTGGAAAAGTAAACCGTCGTCCAATGCTTATTATTGGTCTTTGTGGAACAACGACTTCCCTTTTCCTAATCGGTCTTTTCTCAATGCTTTTAGAAGGATCTCCCGCTCTTCCTTATGTTGTTCTTTCACTCACTGTTCTCTTTCTTGCTTTTATGCAAGGTGCAATTGGTCCTGTAACATGGCTTACGCTCGCTGAAATTTTCCCTCTCGGAATGAGAGGATTAGGGATGGGCTTTAGCGTATTTTGGATGTGGATTGTTAACTTTTCAATCAGCTTAACGTTCCCAATGTTACTTGCTTCAATTGGGTTAGCTATGACGTTCTTTATTTTCGCCATTCTCGGTGTGTTTGCTATTGCTTTCGTTCATAAATATTTGCCTGAAACAAGAGGATATTCACTTGAAGAAATCGAACAGCACTTTCGTTCTTATGACGATGAAGCAGTTCACTCAGAACTGCCGAGACAAGTGAAACAGTAATAAGAAAAAGACAGCTTAAATAAAGCTGTCTTTTTTTAGGTGTAGTATTGATAGAAGAGGAGGATTTTTTAATATGAAAACTTATCGATTTACCATAATGTGTTAAAATTTCATTGTGAACGATTAAGACAAGATTCATGTAAAGAGGATGAGAGAAAATGGGGGTGTAATAGTGAGTGAAAACAAAGAAACACCTGAAGGAAGGAGAGAAAGACTAAGAGGAGAAGAATTAAAAAGAAACTCTACTGGAAATATGAACGATTCGTTTAATAGGGCTGAAATGGGAAACCTTGCTGATTTAGTAGGGGGATTAGGTTGGAAAGGGATCGGAATCCTACTCCTTGTCATCATAATAAGTTTTATAGTCGCATCACTATTATGAAGTGATGCGACCTTTTTCTTATACAAAAACAGCTGTGAATAAAGTTAGCAGGACTCCGTTAAATTTTTATCTACTTTAATGTCTGGATTGGCTTCTTTTAATAAAGAGATAAATTCCCGTTTGTTTTTAGGAGACACAAGCAGGATGCCGCTATGAGAATGCGACGTGATTTCGATTCTGTCTAGTGAAAGAGCAGGAGATGCTAACGGGTTTTTCGTTCGTTTCATCTTTTGGATATCTTTGATTGGAACTTTCTTTTTTAGGGCCCCATTGTGGATGATTAGCATGTTCTCGTCTACCACATATCCTGTTTTAAAAAAGCATAATAGGAGAAAGAGTGCTAATGGAAGAGTGAAAAAAAGAGCTTCATAGTCTCTTTTCATGATAAGAGGTATGAAACAAGCGAAAATAACAATCCAATTTATAATAATAACCCATATATCTTTTTTGGATGGGAAATACATGGCTCTTTTTCTCCTTTCTTTTTAAAGATATGATTTAGAGTCTATGAGTAGAGTGGCTGTGCTGTAGAAAAAAGGTTCTATGCTATAATAAATAGGTTCATTTACGTTTATTATTACATAAATACATACTCATTACCGGAGAGAAAGGAGGAAGAAATGAAAATTACAATCCGTAGCGTTGCCGAAGAGGCCGGCGTTTCTATTGGAACGGTTTCAAAGGTAATCAATAATAGCGGAAAAATTAGTGAGAAAACGCGAAAAAAAGTGTTTCAAGCAATGCAAAAATTAAACTACAAGCCTGATGCAGCAGCAGCTTCTTTAAGAGGAAAGCGAACCAAATTAATTGGACTTCTTGTTCCTGATATATCGAATCCGTTTTATGCAGGAATCGCAAGAAGCATTGAAGATCGCAGTCATGAAGTAGGATTAAATGTAATGTTGTGCAGCACAGATAATAATACAGAAAAAGAAAAAAATTACTTAGCTCTGTTAACAAGTCAACGAGTAGACGGACTTGTTGTGGCGTCTGCATTTAGAAGCACGGTTTTGCTGCAAGAAACAATTGACAGAGGAATTCCAAGTGTTTTAATTGCTTCCGAAATCCCTCAGCTTTCAATTAACACGGTAACTGTTGATGATTATAAAGGAGGCTATTTAGCAACATCTCACTTGCTAGATTTAGGACATAAAGACATTGCAATCATTTCTGAAAACGTTCGCAGTAACGAACCTCGTTTAGCAGCGTATAAGGACTCTATGAGAGAAGCGGGCATAGATGTGAAACCAGAATATATCATGAAAACAGAAGCGACAATTCAAAAAGGATATGAATGTGCTAAAAAGCTTCTCTTGTTGGATGAGAAACCAACCGCTATTTTTGCATGTAACGATTTACTGGCAGCTGGCGTCATTCAAGCAGCTAAAGAGCTTGAACTTGACTTGCCACGTGAGCTTTCTGTTGTTGGATTTGACAATACGGTTTTATCCACAACAACAGCTCCAATGCTGACAACCATTTCTCAGCCGATAAAACAAATGGGCGCAAAAGTTGTTGATTTATTACGGCAAGAAATGGAAGAGTCCAAAGGACATAAGGAGCGCCTGCTTATGGCTCCTGAACTTATTGTACGACAGTCTACAGCAAGTATCTAAAGTAATGAGGAGGGATGCTGTGAGAAAAACGGAACTATGTTCTTGGACAGAACAGTGGGAGGCTCTATATGAACAAGAGAAAGAGCTGCTCCATGAAATATTAAAAGATAATATTATCCATATGTTTCATATTGGCAGCACCTCTGTTCACACTATCCAATATGCAAAGCCTATTATCGATATTTTAGTTGTAGTATCTAATATTGAGAGAATCGCTTCTTATGAAAAAGAAATGATTGAAGGGGGCTACAGTGCTAAAGGAGAGAATGGTATTGCAGGGAGGCGCTACTTTGTAAGGGGAAAAGAGAAGAGAACACATCATGTTCATATTTTCCAAAGCGGTCATGCACAAATTGAACAATTCCTAGACTTTAAAGAGTATGTGCTTCACCATCCTCTAGAAGCAAGAGCATACGGAGAATTAAAGAGAAAGCTAGCGCAAGAATTTCCAGATTTTCATTATAAGTATCAAGAAGGAAAGAGGGAGTTTGTAACAGTACTAGCTCATAAAGCATCTCTTTGGGGAGAAGAACGACGAAGGAGAGAGGTAAAGTGAACCGTATTATGGTTGTTGTGGTTTCTCCAGGAGTCGGAAAGTCGACGTTTGCACGGAGACTCGGAGAAACATTGCATATTGAGGTTCATCATTTAGATGCATTGTTTTGGAAACCAAATTGGGTAGAAGCATCATTGAAAGATTTTTCAAAATCTCAGCAAGACATTGTCCTTATGATCAGTGGATTATAAAAGGAAACTACAAAAACACTTTTCAAATTCGCTTACAAAGAGCAGATACAATTATTTATCTTGAACTTTCTCTTCATGTTTGTCTTTACCGGGTGCTAAAACGCTTTTGGATGAATAGAGGAAAAACGCGCTGATTTAGGAGAAGGATGCGAAAAAAAGCTAGATTGGACATTCCTTAAAAGTATCTGCACAACTTATTACGGTCGTAAGAAAAGAATGGCTGAACACTTTGAGGCTTTTTAAAAGTTAAATCCAAGCAATAAGGTTATTCTTTTAAAAAGTAAAAAAGAAATTAAGAGATATTTAGAAAGTCTAAAATGAAAAAGTGTTTCTTTAATAGGAGAGAAACACTTTTTTCTGTTATTACTTCACTTTGTGAACTTAATGAATGAAATATATCAAAAAAATAAAACATTAAACACTCCCAATATTTCAGTTACTTTTTGAATACTATTTCAATTTTGAAAAATGATCGTTTTTTATATATTTATTTTTAAATGAACTATGTGCTAAAAGAAAAATATTAATACTATAAATTTAATCCTTTGCTTTCTAAATCCCCAAAAAAGTATTCTGTTTCTAGAGGTGATAGAATGGGAAACCGTAAAAAAGTTATTGCTATTTCAGGAAGTATAAGAGAAAGTTCAATAAATACGAACATATTAGAAAATCTAGCTTCTTTTTTTACAGGCAATATTGACTATCCTATTTACGATAAGATTGGAGAGTTTCCGCATTTTAATCCGGATTTAGATAATGAAAAAGGACCAAAAGGTATCGAGGAGTTCGGACAGGAATTAAACGAAGCAGATGCTCTTATTTTTTGTACGCCAGAGTATGCTCGCAGGAGGAGAAAAAGCTCAGGCGTCTTTTCTACAAACATTAGAAATGCTGAATGCTAACGTTGTAAAAGATGGAACGCTTGTCATTTCATCTGTTGGAACGAAATTGAATTCAAAAGGTGAAGCAATAGATGAAGATACAAGACTCTTTTTAGAGTTAGTAGTAGAAAGCATTATTACGGAAATAAAAAAGCACCCCTTGCCTAAATAAAAAGGAACTTCTTAAGAAGTTCCTTTTTATTTAATTTGTAGATGACTTTCAAAAAGAGGATTAGTCATTATATAAATAACAACCGAGCAATATCAATGTTCAAAAACAACTAAAGGAGAAGAGAATCCAGCGAAAAATGAACTAAAATGGTGAACAGAGTACAAGGTAGAAGGGGGGCACATTAAAAAAACGTAGAATAACCTAGAAAGCAAAAACGAAATAAGGCTCCGATTTTCTAGGTTGGAAGAAAAAATATGGAGTTACACTTTCTCAAATTGATTTCGTAAAGAAATGTAATGAGCGGCAAGGTAGATTATAACGAGAATCGGAAAAGAGTAGATATACTCCCATTTTATTGGTTTATAAATATCAAGCCACGTTAGGAGAGGGAGACCAATAAAGGAAGAGACTCCTGCATAAATAATTCCTTTTATAAAGAGATTCATGTTGGGCTTAATTTGTAAGGTAATCATAATTGAAATAGGTAAGAGAAAAATATCCCAAGGAAAATAATTGTGTGTTAAAGGAAAAACTTCATATCGATAATCCCACAATCCGAGAAAATCGCCAATCATATCAAGAAAGGAGGCTAAAATGGCAACAAAAAACCCTGTATACAATAGTCTGTCTGTGCTTTCTTTTTTTCTGAATTTCAGCCATATTACGGTTAAACAAACGATCATAAAGACACCTAACCACCATCTCCAGCTAAAAACAGTATAATCAAGCCAAATATGTAGCTTTTCATCATTTAAATCATTTTGTTTTTTAAAATAGTTGTTATAGATGGAGGTTTTGTTAGCCATATTTTTCCCCTTCTAATAATGTTTTTTCATGATCTAATCTGTATAAAAAAAGCTTAACAAAGAAGTGATTTTCGGACAGGTAGATTTGATATGCAAAATATCTTTTATAGTGTGCACGAGTGATAAAGAGTTATTCTTTTTAAGCGAAAGAACAAAACATTATTTAAGTAAACTATGTTCTAAAAGAAAAATACAAAAATAAAAAACGGTATTTTAAAACACAACAGGAATTAAAAATACAGATTATAATCCACCTTTTTTCCTTATACTTTAAGTAAAGCAAAAAACATAAAAAATGTTTTTTGCTTTTATAAAAAGGGGGATATCACCATGACAAGAGGACAGTCAAAGAACAATAAACATAAAAATAAAGCAAAATTATCCCAAACACCTAAAAGTGGAAAAATTGTAAACGGAGAATTTGCAGACGAAATTACAGAACGTACAAAAATGCGTTTTAAGCGTAAATAAAGAATCCATGAAAGCCCTTAATCAGTAAGATGATTGAGGGCTGTTGTTATTACATAACAACAGCCCATTCATAGACGAGAAAGAGGTATAAAAAATCAAATTCAGGAAAAATTATCAATTAATGATAGAAGAAAACATCGAGCTCTTCATTCGGTGGCACTTGGAGGGGCATAAGGTATGAACAGTGGATGGAAACGGTTAACAAAAAAACAAAGAAAGTCAAAAAAAGAGGCTCCTTACTATGAAGAAACAGAGGTTACTTCAAATGAGGAGGCGCTTAACTCTTCTTTAGAAGAGAATCTAAAAAAGATACAGGAAACTTTGGGAAACAGTGAGGATGTAGTGGTTAGGAACTTTACAATGGGGAAACCTTTTGTTCGTAAAGTGGCTTCTATTTATATAAATGGTTTAACAGATAAGGAAATCTTGGGAAGAAGTATTATTAAACAGCTCATGAGTAATGCAAACCTAGCTGAAGAAGAAGATTTCTCCTTACCAAGCCAAGTAGGAGCATACATAAAAGAACACATGCTAACCATCACAAATGTAAAAGATGTAGTGGACTGGAACAAACTATTTTTTTCTTTATTATCAGGAGAAACGATTGTTTTAATTGATGGGTGGAATCAGGGGTTTACTTGTGCTGCGCAAGGAGGCGATCTCCGGGCTATTTCAGAACCTGTTGCTGAATCTTCAGTAAGAGGACCGAGAGATAGCTTTACGGAGTCACTTATTAGTAATACAGCAATGGTCCGTCGCCGAATTAAAAGCCCTAATCTATGGTTAGAGACAATGGAATTAGGGGAGATTACCCAAACAACAATTGGGATTATGTATGTAAAAGGAATTGTAAATGATAAATTGCTTACGGAGGTTAAAGAAAGACTCCATAAAATTAAAGTTGATGAAGTATATGGTTCTAATACGGTCGAAGAGTGGATTTCAGATGAAACATGGACACCATGGCCAACCATTTTTGCTACAGAACGACCAGACGTAGTCGCAGGTAATCTACTAGAAGGCCGAATTGTCATCTTTGTTAATGAAACTCCCATTCCCCTTATCGTGCCTGCAACTTGGAATCAATTCTTTCAAACAGCAGAAGACTATTATTTACGATGGACAATGGCTAGTTTTTTACGATTACTAAGAATCACTTCTTTTTTAATTACTCTTCTAGGTCCATCGTTGTTTGTTGCCTTTATTTCCTTTCATCCTGAATTGATTCCAACTCCTTTATTAGTTAATTTGGCTGCACAGCGGCAAAACATTCCTTTTCCGATTATTATAGAAGCGCTATTAATGGAATTTACTTTTGAAGTATTACGGGAAGCAGGAATTCGGATGCCTCGTCCTGTAGGTCAGGCTGTTTCTATCGTAGGAGCTCTTGTATTAGGGGAAGCAGCGGTTTCAGCTGGTATTGTTTCAAGTGCGATGGTTATTGTTGTAGCCGCCACAGCTATCGCCAGTTTTACAATTCCTCATTATGCGATGACAGATGCGACAAGGTTGCTTCGCTTTGGAATGATGATTATGGCGAGCTTTTTTGGACTCTATGGAATTG
This sequence is a window from Priestia filamentosa. Protein-coding genes within it:
- a CDS encoding spore germination protein; its protein translation is MNSGWKRLTKKQRKSKKEAPYYEETEVTSNEEALNSSLEENLKKIQETLGNSEDVVVRNFTMGKPFVRKVASIYINGLTDKEILGRSIIKQLMSNANLAEEEDFSLPSQVGAYIKEHMLTITNVKDVVDWNKLFFSLLSGETIVLIDGWNQGFTCAAQGGDLRAISEPVAESSVRGPRDSFTESLISNTAMVRRRIKSPNLWLETMELGEITQTTIGIMYVKGIVNDKLLTEVKERLHKIKVDEVYGSNTVEEWISDETWTPWPTIFATERPDVVAGNLLEGRIVIFVNETPIPLIVPATWNQFFQTAEDYYLRWTMASFLRLLRITSFLITLLGPSLFVAFISFHPELIPTPLLVNLAAQRQNIPFPIIIEALLMEFTFEVLREAGIRMPRPVGQAVSIVGALVLGEAAVSAGIVSSAMVIVVAATAIASFTIPHYAMTDATRLLRFGMMIMASFFGLYGIGLGVIVLVAHTCSLRSFGIPYLTPFAPIVLADQKDSIIRWPLPFLSKRPRLISQVKNKRVDHNQDRGPSKREGPMKNQESKRDSNET
- a CDS encoding LacI family DNA-binding transcriptional regulator, with product MKITIRSVAEEAGVSIGTVSKVINNSGKISEKTRKKVFQAMQKLNYKPDAAAASLRGKRTKLIGLLVPDISNPFYAGIARSIEDRSHEVGLNVMLCSTDNNTEKEKNYLALLTSQRVDGLVVASAFRSTVLLQETIDRGIPSVLIASEIPQLSINTVTVDDYKGGYLATSHLLDLGHKDIAIISENVRSNEPRLAAYKDSMREAGIDVKPEYIMKTEATIQKGYECAKKLLLLDEKPTAIFACNDLLAAGVIQAAKELELDLPRELSVVGFDNTVLSTTTAPMLTTISQPIKQMGAKVVDLLRQEMEESKGHKERLLMAPELIVRQSTASI
- a CDS encoding Gfo/Idh/MocA family oxidoreductase translates to MKKVKVGIVGLGRLGRQHAENLAFRIPNCELIAVCSIIEEEAKKAQEEWGVKYAYTNYEEMIKNEELDAVLIASPSGFHCEQIEKALEANLHVFSEKPLGLYLEEAVRVEEAVKKHENKVFMLGFMRRYDKSYAYAKKKVEKGAIGEPVLIRCYGLDPSKAIGGFMNFAKNNYSGGLFLDMAIHDLDLARWYLNSEAKQVWAIGGAYGYPEIGQLHDAETGAALVKFENGTMGVFVAGRNCSHGYHIETEIIGTEGTLRIGTVPERNMVTVFNETGAVKECSEGFLERFEQAYLSEVEEFINCIREERKPDVTVEDGVLSTALGYACKESFETGELVTVQSPHNVARSTT
- a CDS encoding DUF6366 family protein gives rise to the protein MSENKETPEGRRERLRGEELKRNSTGNMNDSFNRAEMGNLADLVGGLGWKGIGILLLVIIISFIVASLL
- a CDS encoding YfhD family protein translates to MTRGQSKNNKHKNKAKLSQTPKSGKIVNGEFADEITERTKMRFKRK
- a CDS encoding sugar porter family MFS transporter — encoded protein: MGENTGKQREPAKKIKIIAFISTFGGLLFGYDTGVINGALPYMSRADQLNLTPFTEGLVASSLLLGAAFGALFGGQLSDRHGRRRNIMFLALLFFGTTLGCTLASDTTLMVIFRFLLGLAVGGASVTVPTFLAEMAPAEKRGQIVTQNEFMIVTGQFLAFTFNAILGNTLGEVGHVWRYMLVIASLPAVILWFGMLIVPESPRWLASKGRIGEALKVLKQIRKEKQANEELTEIKTSIAKESKMKKATIKDLSTLWIRRILFLGIGIAVVNQINGVNAIMYYGTEILKDAGLGIKAALIGNVANGIISMGAMLVGIWLLGKVNRRPMLIIGLCGTTTSLFLIGLFSMLLEGSPALPYVVLSLTVLFLAFMQGAIGPVTWLTLAEIFPLGMRGLGMGFSVFWMWIVNFSISLTFPMLLASIGLAMTFFIFAILGVFAIAFVHKYLPETRGYSLEEIEQHFRSYDDEAVHSELPRQVKQ
- a CDS encoding CBO0543 family protein; this encodes MANKTSIYNNYFKKQNDLNDEKLHIWLDYTVFSWRWWLGVFMIVCLTVIWLKFRKKESTDRLLYTGFFVAILASFLDMIGDFLGLWDYRYEVFPLTHNYFPWDIFLLPISIMITLQIKPNMNLFIKGIIYAGVSSFIGLPLLTWLDIYKPIKWEYIYSFPILVIIYLAAHYISLRNQFEKV
- a CDS encoding GrpB family protein, which gives rise to MRKTELCSWTEQWEALYEQEKELLHEILKDNIIHMFHIGSTSVHTIQYAKPIIDILVVVSNIERIASYEKEMIEGGYSAKGENGIAGRRYFVRGKEKRTHHVHIFQSGHAQIEQFLDFKEYVLHHPLEARAYGELKRKLAQEFPDFHYKYQEGKREFVTVLAHKASLWGEERRRREVK
- a CDS encoding peptide MFS transporter → MEAAVKKETQQPAELKKKHPPGLYLLFATEAWERFSYYGMRAILVLYLTATAANGGLGVDKATALSLYGTFTSAVYITPMIGGYLTDRYLGRRLAITLGGIIMAVGNFSIFFHQSMAALYIGLALLIIGNGFFKPNISTLVGDLYEENDPRRDGAFTIFYMGINVGAFFAPLVVGLMSYKYGFLTAAIGMIVGQILFNTLAKRYLGDLGLKPTRTIQQEKTHTTKAPLTKQEKMRTLAIVILAFVTIAFWTAFEQAGSSLTLYTQEHIDRHIGSFTVPTEWFQSLNAMFIVLLAPIMSIVWYKLGKSKRGDFKTPTKMGMGLITVGLGFLVLVSAVLQTGNSSELKVNLLFMVFTYFLHTLAELMISPVGLSMVSRLAPLKLASLLMGVWMASSAVANKLAGVLATYTQSFGYLEIFGVISAVTIVLGIIVLFLSKPIAKLMN
- a CDS encoding PH domain-containing protein — its product is MYFPSKKDIWVIIINWIVIFACFIPLIMKRDYEALFFTLPLALFLLLCFFKTGYVVDENMLIIHNGALKKKVPIKDIQKMKRTKNPLASPALSLDRIEITSHSHSGILLVSPKNKREFISLLKEANPDIKVDKNLTESC